From Shewanella psychrophila, a single genomic window includes:
- a CDS encoding bifunctional acetate--CoA ligase family protein/GNAT family N-acetyltransferase, which translates to MSQRTLHSLFNPKSVAIIGASNTEKRAGNVIMRNLLAGGFSGPIMPVTPKYQAVLGVLAYPNIEALPLKPDLAIICTAADKVPSIVETLAQFGCKTAIINASGMGQQLNDMGVDLLTQAKNNAKRYGMRLLGPNSLGMMLPNLGLNASLAHTSALPGKIAFVSQSAAICTTVLDWANNKGIGFSSFISLGDTTDIDFDELLDYLGRDSRTSAIMLYIDSINEKRHFLSAARAASRNKPILVIKSGRSLEGTNAAKLHTGGLAGNDAVYEAAFRRAGMLRVNDLIELFAAVETLAHSSPLLGERLAIITNGGGPAVLALDQLMLGGGKSAALDDVSYQALNQLLPSTWSGQNPIDIGGDADAERYTKAVEIMMNSNLADAILILHSPSALGDSVEIADRLAKMVTKHPNRKRVNILTNWSGEDAAYQARKRFNQAGLPTYRTPEGAVGAFMHMVEYRRNQKLLQEVPQSIPDNIPTNAYQAKAALVNAKKSGKKILETHDSQEILSAYGLKTIDTYVAQDPHSAAEIAQDIGYPVALKVQSPDIHHKSDVHGVMLNLSNKNEVIQAAIAIKERVLSTNPDARLEGLLVQKMALTAGAQEIRVAVINDPVFGPAILLGEGGSEWEPSTDAVVALPPLNMALARYMVIQALKTKKLKDRHLPLGLDMNALCVMLTQISHLVIDCPEIASIDLNPVLCAGKNITMLDVNIQLNEHPLDNTSRLAISPYPKELEQVARLKNGQDIMLRPILPEDEPKHLAFDNSLSDEDRYKRYFGVRSKMTHEEMAVLTQIDYAREMAFIATSKSDDGEEITLGAIRASIDPDNTEAEFAMAVRSDHQGQGLGRLLLEKLIAYYKTNDTQVLTGYTMFENRSMANLAKRLGFTVTFDMEEHLIKMDMQLK; encoded by the coding sequence ATGAGTCAGCGTACGTTACATAGCCTATTTAACCCTAAATCAGTAGCCATTATTGGTGCCTCAAATACTGAAAAACGTGCCGGTAATGTCATTATGAGGAACTTGCTCGCTGGCGGGTTTTCAGGTCCTATCATGCCAGTCACCCCAAAGTATCAAGCTGTGCTCGGTGTCCTCGCCTACCCCAATATTGAAGCTCTGCCGTTAAAACCTGATTTAGCCATCATCTGCACCGCCGCGGACAAGGTACCAAGCATTGTCGAAACATTAGCTCAATTTGGTTGTAAGACAGCCATCATCAATGCCTCAGGGATGGGCCAGCAGTTGAATGATATGGGGGTTGATCTGCTCACTCAGGCCAAAAATAATGCTAAGCGCTATGGCATGCGACTCCTTGGACCCAACAGTTTAGGTATGATGCTGCCGAATTTAGGCTTGAATGCCAGTTTGGCTCATACTAGTGCCCTGCCAGGAAAAATAGCCTTCGTGTCACAATCGGCGGCCATATGCACAACAGTTCTCGATTGGGCTAATAACAAGGGCATAGGTTTCTCCTCTTTTATTTCTCTGGGGGACACCACAGATATCGATTTCGATGAGCTGCTCGATTATTTAGGCAGAGACTCACGCACCAGTGCAATCATGCTTTATATCGATTCAATAAATGAGAAACGCCATTTCCTCTCAGCTGCACGCGCTGCGTCCCGTAACAAACCCATATTGGTGATAAAATCAGGGCGCAGCCTGGAAGGGACCAACGCCGCAAAACTTCATACTGGTGGACTAGCGGGAAATGATGCTGTTTATGAAGCCGCTTTTCGGCGCGCTGGTATGCTTAGAGTCAATGACTTAATCGAACTCTTTGCCGCCGTTGAAACCTTAGCCCACTCCTCCCCGCTGCTCGGTGAGCGCCTGGCCATTATCACCAATGGAGGCGGGCCAGCCGTACTCGCTTTAGACCAACTCATGTTAGGGGGTGGAAAGTCTGCAGCATTAGATGATGTGTCTTACCAAGCGCTAAACCAACTTTTGCCCTCAACCTGGTCTGGCCAAAACCCCATAGACATAGGTGGAGATGCAGATGCAGAGCGCTACACTAAAGCAGTAGAAATCATGATGAACAGCAATTTAGCCGATGCTATCTTGATACTGCACTCACCTTCTGCTTTAGGGGATAGCGTTGAAATAGCCGATCGTTTAGCTAAAATGGTGACCAAGCACCCCAACAGGAAAAGGGTCAATATCCTAACCAACTGGAGTGGTGAAGATGCCGCTTATCAGGCACGTAAACGTTTTAATCAAGCCGGACTCCCAACCTACCGTACGCCAGAGGGAGCCGTTGGCGCCTTTATGCACATGGTTGAGTACCGAAGAAACCAGAAACTTCTGCAGGAAGTGCCCCAATCGATACCAGATAATATTCCAACAAATGCATACCAAGCGAAAGCCGCACTAGTTAACGCCAAGAAATCGGGAAAAAAAATATTAGAAACCCATGATTCACAAGAAATATTAAGTGCCTATGGATTAAAAACCATCGACACCTATGTCGCCCAAGATCCTCATAGTGCTGCTGAGATAGCCCAAGATATTGGTTATCCGGTGGCCTTAAAGGTGCAATCACCCGATATACATCATAAATCCGATGTCCACGGGGTCATGCTTAACTTAAGCAACAAAAATGAAGTAATACAGGCGGCAATAGCCATAAAAGAGCGTGTGTTGTCTACCAATCCAGATGCGCGTCTCGAAGGCTTGTTAGTACAGAAGATGGCATTAACGGCTGGGGCGCAAGAGATCCGCGTCGCAGTCATTAACGATCCGGTTTTTGGTCCAGCGATCTTACTCGGTGAAGGAGGTTCTGAATGGGAACCCTCTACAGATGCAGTAGTTGCCCTACCACCATTGAATATGGCTTTAGCAAGATACATGGTGATCCAAGCGCTTAAGACCAAGAAGCTTAAGGATCGTCATCTTCCTTTGGGCCTGGATATGAACGCGCTATGTGTGATGTTGACACAAATATCCCATCTGGTGATCGATTGTCCCGAAATCGCCAGTATCGATCTTAACCCTGTGCTATGTGCGGGGAAAAACATTACTATGCTTGATGTGAACATACAGCTCAATGAACACCCCCTCGATAACACCTCTCGTCTCGCTATTTCCCCCTACCCAAAGGAATTGGAACAAGTGGCTAGATTGAAAAACGGTCAAGACATTATGCTGAGGCCCATTTTACCAGAGGATGAACCTAAGCATCTGGCATTCGACAACTCCTTGTCTGATGAAGACAGGTATAAACGTTACTTCGGTGTTCGTTCAAAAATGACCCACGAAGAGATGGCCGTGTTAACTCAAATCGATTACGCCCGGGAAATGGCCTTTATTGCGACATCTAAGAGTGATGATGGCGAAGAGATCACACTTGGCGCTATACGGGCTTCTATCGATCCGGATAATACTGAAGCTGAATTTGCCATGGCCGTGAGGAGCGACCATCAGGGGCAAGGGTTAGGTAGGTTGCTTTTGGAAAAACTGATCGCTTATTACAAGACTAATGATACTCAGGTGCTCACTGGCTATACCATGTTTGAAAATCGTAGCATGGCAAATCTCGCTAAACGTCTTGGTTTTACTGTGACTTTCGATATGGAAGAGCACTTGATTAAGATGGATATGCAACTGAAATAG
- a CDS encoding GGDEF domain-containing protein: protein MNLAKHLSDTELSAKILRHAVPKMSELNIPVTPVNYAVWYEYYLGINLDLKRAIDGLISNGITFCTEVNDGLHKNFIQEKSPEVIENVQIETQIIINSLFSKVSKLTQGTARLSDTLSDFSQELKQQPDVEVLNTLVNSLVDNIEGVILSNKQMEGSLNTMRDEVSSLKIEMESLNLVAMTDQLTSLNNRRSFEDEVMKHMQEFIQTQSPSCLLLIDIDHFKQFNDTHGHLVGDKVLAYVALALKQAVKGTDFVARYGGEEFVILLPNTELTNALVVAEQLRKVIAERKLTIGKDKKLSLGSITVSLGVSALTLSDDRESYFVRADEALYRAKSTGRNRVCSE, encoded by the coding sequence ATGAACTTAGCGAAACACCTATCAGATACAGAGCTATCAGCAAAAATCCTCAGACATGCAGTACCTAAAATGTCTGAACTCAATATTCCCGTCACGCCTGTAAATTATGCCGTTTGGTATGAATATTATCTCGGTATTAATTTAGACCTTAAACGCGCCATCGATGGCCTTATCTCAAATGGCATCACTTTTTGTACGGAAGTGAATGATGGGCTTCACAAGAATTTCATTCAAGAAAAATCACCAGAAGTGATTGAAAATGTTCAAATTGAAACTCAAATCATTATCAATAGTTTATTCAGTAAAGTCAGCAAGTTGACTCAAGGTACAGCCCGTCTTTCTGATACCTTATCTGACTTCAGTCAAGAGTTAAAACAACAGCCAGATGTCGAAGTCCTTAATACGCTGGTCAATAGCTTAGTCGATAATATTGAAGGGGTGATTTTAAGTAATAAACAGATGGAAGGGAGCTTAAATACCATGCGTGATGAGGTGAGCTCTTTAAAAATCGAAATGGAAAGTCTTAATCTGGTTGCCATGACAGATCAACTCACATCACTCAACAATCGGCGTAGCTTTGAGGATGAGGTGATGAAACATATGCAAGAGTTTATTCAAACCCAGTCTCCAAGTTGTTTACTCTTGATAGATATCGATCATTTTAAACAGTTTAATGATACCCATGGTCACTTAGTTGGGGACAAGGTGCTGGCATACGTGGCTTTAGCATTGAAGCAAGCGGTGAAAGGGACTGATTTTGTTGCCCGATATGGCGGTGAAGAGTTTGTGATCTTGCTGCCAAACACTGAGTTGACAAATGCATTGGTGGTCGCTGAGCAATTACGCAAGGTGATTGCAGAACGTAAATTAACCATAGGTAAAGATAAGAAATTATCTTTGGGGTCAATTACTGTATCACTGGGAGTGTCGGCCCTTACTCTCAGTGATGACCGAGAAAGCTACTTTGTCAGGGCCGATGAAGCACTGTATCGTGCCAAATCAACGGGTAGGAACCGTGTTTGTAGTGAATAA
- a CDS encoding phosphoethanolamine transferase, producing the protein MLTRLKNPTVIQFTLFISIFYVVVFNIPFFRIVQTGIEKQGEVDPLFIATIPLFLIFALSFLFSLFTFKYLLKPFFICVTLLSSSVFFAALQYGVVFDYGMIENTVQTNSAEAFTYINLSSVVNFLLTGLLPSFVILKLNIKYKPVIKELLHKFAFMLLMLIGIGVIGFFYYQNYVSFGRNNDELKRFIIPTYVIASIAKYTNINYLQTPLVYKQIGLDAVNETRDTNKKPNLMVMVLGETARSMNYEYYGYDKPTNTYTKPYGMTAFMNTTSCGTATAVSVPCMFSNMTRNDYDASEAKARDGVMDVLQHGGIELLWLDNDSGCKGVCDRVPHLMVKLDSDPKLCNGQYCFDQVLLNELDKALAELKNKDSLLVLHIIGSHGPTYYLRYPEEHRKFTPDCQRSDIQNCSDEALMNTYDNTILYTDYIVAQVIDKLMSQQDRYDTGMIYVSDHGESLGEKGMYLHGAPYAIAPDEQIQIPMLTWFSENFASENNLDLACLNDKAQVGGFSHDNIFDSLLGIMNVKSEVYDKSLDIFSSCRLPK; encoded by the coding sequence GTGCTAACTCGATTAAAAAATCCAACTGTCATCCAATTTACCCTATTCATTTCTATTTTCTATGTTGTGGTCTTCAACATACCGTTTTTTAGAATCGTCCAGACTGGCATAGAAAAGCAGGGGGAGGTCGACCCTCTGTTTATTGCAACAATCCCGCTATTCTTGATTTTTGCCTTGAGTTTTCTATTTTCACTATTTACCTTTAAATATTTGCTAAAGCCTTTCTTCATTTGTGTCACCTTGCTTTCTTCCAGCGTATTTTTCGCGGCACTGCAATATGGTGTCGTATTTGATTATGGGATGATTGAAAACACGGTGCAGACCAATTCGGCTGAGGCATTTACCTATATTAATTTATCCTCTGTGGTCAACTTCCTGCTAACGGGGCTATTGCCTTCATTTGTGATATTAAAACTGAATATCAAGTATAAACCTGTGATAAAGGAGCTACTGCATAAATTTGCATTCATGTTGTTAATGCTGATTGGAATAGGGGTTATAGGTTTCTTTTATTATCAAAATTATGTGTCTTTTGGGCGAAATAATGATGAGTTAAAACGTTTTATTATTCCGACTTATGTGATTGCTTCGATCGCCAAGTATACTAATATCAACTATTTACAGACTCCTCTGGTGTATAAACAGATAGGCTTAGATGCGGTTAACGAGACTCGAGATACAAATAAGAAGCCTAATCTGATGGTGATGGTGCTTGGCGAAACAGCCAGATCGATGAATTATGAATATTATGGCTATGATAAACCCACTAACACTTATACCAAGCCATACGGTATGACCGCATTTATGAATACGACCTCATGTGGCACGGCTACCGCAGTTTCTGTGCCTTGTATGTTTTCTAATATGACTCGCAACGACTATGATGCCAGCGAAGCCAAGGCCCGAGACGGTGTGATGGATGTATTGCAACATGGTGGCATAGAACTGCTTTGGCTCGATAATGATAGTGGCTGCAAAGGGGTGTGTGATAGGGTGCCACATCTGATGGTAAAGCTAGACAGCGACCCTAAGCTTTGTAATGGACAATATTGTTTTGATCAGGTGTTATTGAATGAGTTGGACAAAGCGCTGGCAGAACTTAAGAACAAGGATAGCTTGCTGGTATTACACATCATAGGCTCTCATGGGCCGACATATTACTTACGTTATCCAGAGGAACACAGAAAGTTTACCCCGGATTGTCAGAGAAGTGATATTCAAAATTGCAGTGATGAAGCTTTGATGAACACCTATGATAACACCATACTTTATACTGATTATATTGTTGCTCAAGTTATAGATAAACTCATGTCACAGCAAGATAGGTACGATACTGGGATGATCTATGTGTCTGATCATGGGGAATCCTTGGGGGAAAAAGGCATGTACCTCCATGGTGCACCTTATGCAATCGCGCCAGACGAACAGATACAGATCCCTATGCTCACTTGGTTTTCTGAAAATTTCGCCTCTGAAAATAACCTAGACTTGGCTTGCCTCAATGATAAGGCACAAGTCGGTGGTTTTTCTCATGATAATATTTTTGATTCTTTACTTGGAATAATGAATGTAAAATCAGAAGTATACGATAAAAGCTTAGATATATTCAGCTCATGTAGGCTGCCTAAATAA
- a CDS encoding MarR family winged helix-turn-helix transcriptional regulator → MKSTEDQLNHVMVEFYEKLSSWEQAVVKDNGHSLPQIHTVEILGGHGAMRMKELADKIGVTTGTLTVQIDKMVKADLVTRMPHESDRRSILVDLTHKGQELFREHDALHLQLTGELTAKFSDAERVQLLSFMQRINAEF, encoded by the coding sequence ATGAAGTCTACAGAAGATCAGTTGAACCATGTCATGGTTGAATTCTATGAGAAACTTTCTTCCTGGGAACAGGCCGTGGTAAAAGATAATGGCCACAGTTTGCCACAGATCCACACGGTAGAGATTTTAGGCGGCCATGGCGCTATGAGGATGAAGGAGCTTGCAGATAAAATTGGAGTAACTACAGGCACACTTACGGTACAAATCGATAAGATGGTTAAAGCAGATCTGGTGACTCGCATGCCCCACGAGTCAGATAGACGCTCAATTTTAGTAGATCTCACCCATAAAGGACAAGAGTTATTTCGAGAGCATGATGCGTTACATCTGCAGCTAACAGGAGAGCTAACCGCCAAGTTTTCTGATGCTGAGAGAGTACAACTGCTTAGCTTTATGCAGCGTATCAATGCCGAATTTTAA
- the dmeF gene encoding CDF family Co(II)/Ni(II) efflux transporter DmeF: MNNKNHVAGGWQHTHNFASVSDAGERNTRYVLYLTVVTMITEIVAGTVYGSMALLADGWHMGTHAAAFMITLFAYHYARKHANNPAFSFGTGKVSVLGGFTSAIALGLVALIMLVESVMRVFNPHQIQFNEAIMVAIIGLTVNVISVFLLKDHHTHDHSHGHSHSHTAEDTHEHTQTHDHNLKAAYFHVLADALTSILAIGALLLGKLYGLNWLDPVMGIVGSVIITRWAWQLLKQTAPILLDTSIENDYKQDIVQAIELGTQDTISDIHVWRISGDHYAAELAIVTPEPKEAAFYKNKLSQFTRLNHLTIEVNTSNRAEYSA, translated from the coding sequence ATGAATAATAAAAATCATGTGGCAGGTGGATGGCAGCATACACATAATTTTGCTTCGGTTAGTGATGCCGGAGAGCGTAATACCCGTTATGTACTCTACTTGACTGTGGTGACCATGATTACCGAAATCGTCGCAGGAACCGTTTATGGTTCGATGGCATTACTGGCTGATGGTTGGCATATGGGGACCCATGCCGCGGCATTTATGATCACGCTGTTTGCGTATCATTACGCAAGAAAACATGCCAATAATCCGGCATTCTCCTTCGGGACAGGAAAGGTCAGTGTGTTAGGTGGCTTTACTAGTGCCATTGCCTTAGGACTAGTGGCGCTCATCATGTTGGTTGAATCTGTCATGCGGGTATTTAATCCACATCAGATTCAATTCAATGAAGCTATTATGGTTGCCATTATTGGGCTGACGGTGAATGTGATCAGTGTTTTCTTATTAAAGGACCATCACACACACGATCATTCCCACGGTCATTCCCATAGTCATACAGCAGAAGATACTCATGAACATACTCAGACTCATGATCATAATTTAAAGGCTGCATATTTCCATGTGCTTGCAGATGCATTGACGTCAATACTCGCCATAGGTGCCTTATTATTAGGTAAACTCTATGGCTTAAATTGGCTAGACCCTGTCATGGGGATCGTCGGCTCCGTTATTATCACAAGGTGGGCTTGGCAGTTATTAAAACAAACGGCACCGATACTGTTAGATACGAGTATCGAAAATGATTATAAGCAAGATATAGTTCAGGCTATCGAGTTGGGGACTCAAGATACCATTTCGGATATTCATGTATGGCGGATCAGCGGCGATCACTATGCAGCCGAACTTGCTATCGTAACGCCAGAACCTAAAGAAGCCGCTTTTTATAAAAATAAATTGAGTCAGTTCACACGTCTTAACCATTTGACTATTGAAGTTAATACCTCAAATCGGGCAGAATATAGCGCATAA
- a CDS encoding Gfo/Idh/MocA family protein — translation MDQLRVGVVGSGLIAGVLARAIKAAKGIALTAVASRRLSSSESFAKEHEIENVFTSWQDLINSNKVDIVYIATPTSVREEISIAATNANKHIIAEKPFADLASLKRITSAARENRVAFMDATHFVHHQRSPQLQALQLDEIGEVQAVNSNFFFPLMERDNIRFDLEKEPTGAVGDMAWYCMRAITEYLRPESDLIKVEGSIIRDNQTDAVIRGSGLLVFADGKSSTINFGYNAGVGLMDLDIIGHTGIFRLDDFVLDWKQGFAFDNPEHKTGFYKRSGMQSPAEYQFIESETDKPQAELMLEKFIKLVAAPTSADSLASMRISEQTQFLLDEYWNSVNE, via the coding sequence ATGGATCAATTACGTGTAGGGGTCGTCGGTAGCGGTTTAATTGCAGGAGTGCTAGCTCGTGCAATCAAAGCGGCTAAAGGTATTGCTCTCACAGCAGTCGCAAGTCGACGACTATCTTCTAGCGAATCTTTTGCAAAAGAACACGAGATTGAGAATGTGTTTACCTCTTGGCAAGATTTAATAAACTCGAATAAAGTCGATATCGTCTACATCGCCACGCCGACTTCTGTAAGAGAAGAGATTTCTATCGCCGCAACCAATGCAAACAAACACATAATAGCTGAAAAACCTTTCGCCGATCTCGCTTCATTGAAACGGATCACCTCAGCAGCTCGAGAAAATCGAGTCGCATTTATGGATGCAACGCACTTTGTTCATCATCAGCGTTCACCTCAATTACAAGCATTACAACTCGATGAGATAGGTGAAGTTCAGGCGGTTAATAGTAATTTTTTCTTCCCACTGATGGAAAGAGACAACATACGTTTTGATTTAGAGAAGGAACCCACCGGTGCCGTCGGCGATATGGCTTGGTATTGTATGCGCGCTATTACTGAATACTTAAGACCTGAATCAGATCTCATTAAGGTCGAGGGCTCAATCATTCGGGATAATCAAACTGATGCCGTTATTCGTGGCAGTGGTCTCTTGGTATTTGCCGATGGAAAATCGTCAACAATCAACTTCGGTTATAATGCCGGCGTAGGTTTAATGGATTTAGATATCATAGGTCATACTGGTATATTCAGGCTTGATGATTTCGTTCTTGACTGGAAGCAAGGCTTTGCCTTCGACAACCCTGAACATAAAACAGGATTTTACAAACGCTCAGGGATGCAGTCGCCAGCAGAATATCAATTTATCGAGAGTGAAACGGATAAACCCCAAGCAGAACTTATGCTGGAAAAATTTATTAAACTGGTCGCGGCCCCAACATCAGCAGACTCCTTAGCTAGCATGAGAATTTCAGAACAGACTCAATTTCTGTTAGATGAATATTGGAATAGCGTAAACGAGTGA
- a CDS encoding bifunctional 4-hydroxy-2-oxoglutarate aldolase/2-dehydro-3-deoxy-phosphogluconate aldolase: MPENNWSLQPQDIFKRSPIVPVMVINKIEDAVPLAKALVAGGISVLEVTLRTPCALEAITKIAKEVPDALVGAGTILNEDQLQQAVDAGAQFVITPGATPSLLKAAMAGNVPLIPGVASISEVMTGMSLGYTNFKFFPAEASGGVNALKAFSGPLADIRFCPTGGITPSSYRDYLALKNVDCIGGSWIAPTDAMEQGDWARITALCKEAISGI; encoded by the coding sequence ATGCCTGAGAATAACTGGTCATTACAACCACAAGATATTTTTAAACGCAGCCCTATTGTTCCTGTCATGGTGATCAATAAGATAGAAGATGCCGTGCCGTTAGCTAAGGCTCTCGTTGCGGGCGGGATCAGCGTACTGGAAGTGACCTTACGTACACCTTGTGCGTTAGAAGCCATCACTAAAATTGCCAAGGAAGTTCCCGATGCACTTGTTGGTGCAGGGACTATTTTAAATGAAGATCAGTTACAGCAAGCTGTCGATGCAGGTGCTCAATTTGTTATTACCCCTGGCGCCACACCTAGCCTGCTAAAAGCTGCTATGGCGGGAAATGTCCCTTTGATCCCGGGCGTTGCCAGCATTTCTGAAGTGATGACGGGCATGTCACTTGGATATACCAATTTCAAGTTTTTCCCGGCCGAAGCATCTGGCGGAGTCAATGCGCTTAAGGCGTTCTCTGGTCCACTAGCAGATATTCGTTTCTGTCCTACGGGTGGGATCACGCCCAGCAGTTACCGTGATTATCTAGCACTGAAGAATGTTGATTGTATCGGTGGCAGCTGGATAGCGCCAACGGATGCGATGGAACAGGGTGACTGGGCTCGCATTACCGCTCTCTGTAAAGAAGCCATTAGCGGGATTTAA
- the edd gene encoding phosphogluconate dehydratase, whose translation MHAVVQSVTDRIIERSKVSRAKYLAALDEAKQNGVHRSSLSCGNLAHGFAACNPDDKQSIKGLTKANIGIVTSFNDMLSAHQPYETYPDLLKQACAEIGSVAQVAAGVPAMCDGVTQGQPGMELSLLSREVIAMSTAIGLSHNMFDGALLLGICDKIVPGLLIGALSFGHLPMLFVPAGPMKSGIPNKEKARIRQKFAQGLIDRTALLEAESASYHSAGTCTFYGTANSNQLMLEVMGLQLPGSSFVNPDDPLREALSKTAAKQACRLTEMGTQYSPIGEIVNEKSIVNGIVALLATGGSTNLTMHIVAAARAAGVIINWDDFSELSDAVPLVARVYPNGHADINHFHAAGGMAFLIKELLDAGMLHENVNTVAGQGLRRYTQEPRLIDGEIKWVDGQATSLDSEVLTSVANPFQANGGLKLLKGNLGRAVIKVSAVSEQHRVVEAPAVVIDDQNKLEAIFKSGDLDKDCVVVVKGQGPKAVGMPELHKLTPILGTLQDRGFKVALLTDGRMSGASGKVPAAIHLTPEALDGGLISKVQSGDMIRVDALTGDLTLLVSDAELEARVAEKVELRDTNYGMGRELFGALRSNLSSPETGARCTSAIDEIY comes from the coding sequence ATGCACGCAGTTGTACAATCTGTAACCGATAGAATTATCGAACGCAGTAAAGTGTCACGGGCTAAATACCTGGCGGCACTCGATGAAGCAAAACAAAATGGTGTTCATCGCAGTTCTTTGAGCTGTGGCAACTTGGCCCATGGATTTGCAGCTTGTAATCCAGATGATAAGCAATCTATTAAAGGCTTAACTAAGGCTAATATAGGCATAGTTACGTCATTCAACGATATGCTCTCGGCTCACCAGCCTTACGAAACTTATCCGGACTTATTGAAGCAGGCTTGTGCCGAAATCGGTAGCGTGGCTCAGGTCGCTGCTGGCGTGCCAGCCATGTGCGATGGTGTGACTCAAGGTCAGCCAGGCATGGAGCTCAGTCTTCTTAGCCGCGAAGTGATTGCTATGTCCACGGCAATTGGTCTTTCTCATAACATGTTCGACGGCGCCTTGTTACTGGGTATATGTGACAAAATAGTGCCTGGCTTATTGATCGGGGCACTTAGCTTCGGTCACCTACCTATGTTATTCGTGCCTGCCGGTCCGATGAAGTCGGGGATCCCCAATAAAGAGAAGGCCCGTATTCGTCAGAAGTTTGCTCAAGGGCTCATCGATAGAACGGCGCTGCTTGAAGCTGAATCAGCTTCTTATCACAGTGCTGGAACTTGTACTTTTTATGGCACCGCAAACAGTAATCAATTGATGCTAGAAGTCATGGGACTGCAACTGCCAGGTTCCTCGTTTGTCAATCCAGATGACCCCTTAAGAGAAGCATTAAGTAAGACTGCCGCAAAGCAAGCATGTCGCTTAACTGAGATGGGTACCCAATATTCGCCTATCGGTGAGATAGTAAACGAAAAATCCATTGTGAACGGTATCGTCGCGTTACTGGCGACAGGCGGTTCGACTAATCTCACCATGCACATTGTTGCCGCTGCTCGTGCTGCTGGCGTTATCATTAACTGGGATGATTTCTCTGAGTTATCAGACGCTGTGCCACTGGTTGCTCGTGTATATCCAAATGGTCATGCGGACATCAACCATTTCCACGCCGCTGGCGGTATGGCTTTCTTAATTAAAGAGCTACTCGATGCCGGAATGCTCCATGAAAATGTGAATACCGTTGCTGGCCAAGGCCTTCGTCGTTATACCCAAGAGCCTAGATTAATCGATGGGGAAATTAAGTGGGTAGACGGTCAAGCGACCAGTCTGGATTCAGAGGTACTGACGTCGGTCGCTAATCCTTTCCAGGCCAACGGTGGTTTGAAACTGCTAAAAGGCAATTTGGGCCGAGCTGTCATCAAGGTGTCTGCTGTGTCTGAGCAACATAGAGTCGTCGAGGCTCCAGCTGTTGTTATCGATGATCAGAATAAACTTGAAGCCATCTTTAAATCTGGCGATCTCGATAAAGATTGTGTCGTTGTCGTTAAGGGGCAGGGTCCTAAAGCTGTTGGTATGCCTGAGCTACATAAGCTCACTCCGATCTTAGGCACATTGCAAGATCGTGGTTTTAAGGTTGCATTACTGACAGATGGTCGTATGTCAGGCGCGTCGGGTAAAGTTCCTGCAGCCATTCATCTAACGCCAGAAGCCCTCGATGGTGGCTTGATTTCCAAGGTACAATCCGGCGACATGATCCGTGTCGATGCACTGACCGGCGATCTAACCTTATTAGTCAGCGACGCCGAACTCGAGGCGCGCGTTGCGGAGAAAGTGGAGCTTCGCGATACCAATTACGGTATGGGCCGAGAGTTATTCGGTGCATTAAGATCAAATTTAAGTAGTCCTGAAACGGGTGCACGCTGCACCAGTGCTATCGACGAAATCTATTAA